One Engystomops pustulosus chromosome 7, aEngPut4.maternal, whole genome shotgun sequence DNA window includes the following coding sequences:
- the PRPF3 gene encoding U4/U6 small nuclear ribonucleoprotein Prp3: protein MSLSRRELDDLKPWIEKTVKGVLGFSEPTVVTAALNCVGKGMDKKKAADHLKPFLDDSTPRFVDKLYDAVRESRGSRHSRSSSDKSRKREIKEVFGDDPDLAKDSSNSKKKRVPRFEEVEEPEVIPGPPSESPGMLTKLQIKQMMEAATRQIEERKKQLSFVSPPAMSKVSSTQDDHSNFGNTIQPSQAATFMNDAIEKARKAAELQARIQAQLSLKPGLIGNTNMVGLANLHAMGIAPPKVELKDQTKPTPLILDDQGRTVDATGKEIELTHRMPTLKANIRAVKREQFKQQLKEKPSDDLESNTFFDPRVTITPSQRTKRSFKFHERGKFEKIAQRLRTKAQLEKLQAEISQAAKKTGIQTTTRLALIAPKKEIKEGEIPDNEWWDSFILPHGADLRPEALAVRKDFHGITNLVEHPAQLSPPVDRDAPVTLGIYLTKKEQKKLRRQTRREGQKELQEKVRLGLMPPPEPKVRISNLMRVLGTEAIQDPTKVEAHVRAQMAKRQKAHEEANAARKLTAEQRKEKKVKKLKEDITQGVHVAVYSIRNLTNPSKKFKIEANANQLYLTGVVVLHRDVNVVVVEGGPKAQKKFKRLMLSRIKWDEQTSNHKADDDDESDEETVKKSNKCSLVWEGTAKERSFGDIKFKQCPTENMAREHFKKHGTEQYWDLALSQSVLETAD from the exons ATCATCTGAAGCCGTTTCTAGATGACTCCACGCCGAGGTTTGTTGATAAGCTCTACGATGCTGTCAGGGAAAGTCGGGGTTCCCGGCACTCCAGGTCCAGCAGCGACAAAAGCAGGAAGCGGGAAATAAAG GAAGTCTTTGGGGACGACCCAGATCTTGCAAAAGATTCTTCAAATTCAAAGAAAAAACGAGTCCCCCGCTTTGAAGAAGTGGAAGAACCGGAAGTAATccctggtccaccctctgagagCCCAGGCATGCTGACCAAGCTGCAG ATTAAGCAGATGATGGAAGCAGCCACCCGGCAGATAGAGGAGAGGAAAAAGCAGCTGAGCTTCGTCAGTCCTCCTGCGATG TCTAAGGTTTCTTCCACACAAGACGACCATTCTAACTTTGGAAACACTATCCAGCCTTCCCAAGCTGCCACTTTCATGAACGATGCCATAGAAAAAGCCAGAAAAGCGGCTGAACTTCAAGCAAGGATCCAAGCACAACTTTCTCTCAAGCCTGGTCTCATTGGAAATACAAATATGGTTGGCTTGGCCAACCTTCACGCCATGGGAATCGCCCCTCC GAAAGTGGAGCTGAAGGACCAGACAAAGCCCACTCCACTGATTCTGGATGACCAGGGCCGCACTGTGGATGCCACAGGAAAAGAGATCGAGCTGACCCATCGCATGCCCACGCTGAAAGCCAACATCAGAGCTGTGAAGAGGGAGCAGTTCAAGCAACAGCTTAAGGAGAAGCCTTCTGATGACTTGGAGTCTAACACTTTCTTTGACCCTCGCGTCACCATCACCCCCTCACAAAGGACAAAACGTTCCTTCAAATTCCATGAGAGAGGAAAATTTGAGAAAATTGCCCAGAGATTAAGGACGAAG GCTCAGCTAGAGAAACTGCAAGCTGAAATATCTCAGGCAGCCAAGAAAACTGGAATCCAGACAACCACCAGACTGGCACTGATCGCCCCCAAGAAAGAGATCAAGGAAGGAGAAATACCAGATAATGAGTGGTGGGACTCCTTCATTCTCCCCCATGGAGCCGACCT GAGACCTGAAGCTTTAGCAGTACGGAAAGACTTTCATGGAATCACTAATCTTGTAGAGCATCCAGCGCAGCTCAGCCCTCCAG TTGACAGAGATGCACCAGTGACGCTGGGGATCTATCTCACTAAAAAAGAACAGAAGAAACTCCGGCGCCAGACAAGAAGGGAGGGCCAGAAGGAATTGCAGGAGAAGGTACGATTAGGACTAATGCCTCCACCAGAACCCAAAG TGCGAATATCCAACTTGATGCGTGTTTTGGGGACGGAGGCAATACAGGACCCCACAAAAGTAGAGGCCCATGTCCGGGCGCAGATGGCTAAACGCCAGAA GGCTCACGAGGAGGCCAATGCCGCTAGGAAACTTACAGCAgagcagaggaaggagaagaaagtaaaaaagttaaaggaaGATATCACACAAGGTGTTCATGTAGCCGTATACAG TATTCGCAATTTAACCAATCCTTCTAAAAAGTTCAAGATTGAAGCCAATGCCAACCAGTTGTACCTGACAGGAGTAGTTGTATTACACAGAGATGTTAATGTGGTCGTAGTAGAAGGAG GACCTAAAGCACAGAAGAAATTTAAGCGTCTGATGCTGAGCCGGATAAAATGGGACGAGCAGACGTCAAATCACAAAGCAGATG ATGATGACGAATCGGATGAGGAAACTGTAAAAAAGTCCAACAAGTGCTCTTTAGTGTGGGAG GGAACGGCCAAAGAACGCAGTTTCGGGGACATCAAATTCAAACAGTGCCCCACAGAAAACATGGCTCGGGAACATTTTAAGAAGCACGGCACCGAGCAGTACTGGGACCTGGCACTGAGTCAATCAGTTTTGGAAACTGCAGACTGA